In the Granulosicoccus antarcticus IMCC3135 genome, TGGCGATGGGGATGGATGGCAAAACTCTGATTCATCCGGCGCAAATTGCCATTGCCAATGAGGTCTTTGCCCCTTCAGCCTCTGCTATCGAGGATGCGGGCGTTATTGTGGCAACGTTTGCCGAGCCGCAGAATGAGGCGCTGGGTGTGGTTAAAATCAACGGCCGCATGGTAGAGCGTTTGCATCTGGATATGGCAAAGCAACTACTGGCGCGTGCTGATCGACTCGCAGAAAGAAACTGAAAAATTCGTCATGGATCGACTGGGTGCACCACTACTGTGTTTTCTGATTGCCGTTTCAGCCATCGGACCTCTAACGCTCAACGGAGTGCTGCCTGCAACCAGTGCGGTCATGACAGAACTGGCGACGCGCTATGAAGTTGCGCAACTGGTCCTGACGGTATTTCTGGTAGCAAATCTGGTTTCTCAGCTGGTGCTGGGACCAGCTGCAGATCGATATGGCCGGCGACCTGTCATGTTGTTCAGTCTGTCGGTATTCGTGGTGGGCAGTCTGATCTGTGCCTCGGCCAATTCCATTGAGTGGTTGTTGGCGGGACGTTTTGTTCAGGGGGTCGGTGGTGCCGTTTGCGTCTTTCTTCCCCGAACCATTGTGCGCGATATCTATGAGCAGGGCCGGGCAGCCAGTGTTATCGGTTACATGACCACGGCAATGATGGTGGCGCCATTGTTTGGTCCGGCTCTGGGAGGCTGGATAACTGATCATGCCAGTTGGCGGCTGATGTATGCCGGTCTGGCTTGTCTGGGCATTTTGCTGCTGCTGGCGGGGTGGCGTTATCAGCCAGAAACGCTTGTCAGTCTGCGAAGCAAGCCTTCAACCGCACCGGGGACCTCCTTTTTCGCCTCATCGGGTCTGCTACTGCGTGATCCCGGTTTTGTGGCCTGTGGCTGCATGCTGGCAGGTTCTGTCGGTGTTTATTACGGTTTTCTTTCGGGAGCACCGTATCTGGCCATGGAGAGTCGTGGTCTGAGTGCTACGGACTATGGCAGGTGGTTTGGCATGGTCGCTATTGGTTATCTTTGCGGCAATCTCGCTGCAGGCAAACTGTCAGAGCGCCTTGGTGTGCAGAAAATGATATTCATGGGTTTTCTACCCTTTCTGGCTGGCGTTGCGCTGTTCTGGATATTATTGCCATTGCATCACCCGGTGGCTCTGTTCATGCCCATGATGCTGGCAGCGTTCAGCAATGGTATGTCGCTGCCAAGCATGTTCACGGTCGCCATGAGTATACGTCCCGAGCTTTCGGCCTCTGCATCAGGCTTGGCGGGTAGTCTGCAAACGGCTTTTGGTGTGGTGCTGTCAATCGCCATTGGGTATCTGTTGCCCATGGGGGATTACTGGCTGTTTGTGTTGTTAACCCTGTCCGCAAGCATTTCTGTCGTCGGCTTGGGGTTGACGATCAGACTCACTCGCCGCCAGCAGATCAGCGTTGCCCGCCATTGATTTCCAGCACTTGTCCGGTGATATAGCCAGAGAGCTCCTCGGCGGCAAAGAACAGAAATGCAGGAGCGCAGTCTGCGCTGGTGCCCAGGCGTTGCAAGGGGATTTGTTGCCGAGTGGCTTCGAGTTTCTCAAGGCTGGAATAACGTTCATGGAAGTCAGTATCGATGACTCCCGGAGAGACGGCATTGACACGAATGCAGTCAGGTGCCAGTTCGCGTGCCAGGCCGCGTGAATAGGTGCTGACGAAGGCTTTGGTGGCTGAATAGATTGATGAGCCAGGGCTGCCGCCGGTTGATGCAGATATGGAGACCGTGTTGATGATGGCCGCCTTGCCAGCGATTTTCAGCTGCGGCAGCAGGCCACGAGTGATACGCATGACCGCGTTCTGATTGAGTTCGACAATATCCTGATACTGCTCATCGGTCAGCGTATCGGCAGGGAAGCGACCGAACATGGTGCCTGCATTGTTGATCAGTACATCAACCTTGGGTGTGCGTGAGGCGACGAAGTCAATGAAGGCTTGCTGACCTGCAGGCTTGGTAAAGTCGCTGGTAAAGGTCTCTACCGATTCGGGCAGGCCCTCGGCATAATCCGGATTACGCCCTAGATGAGCAATAACATTCGCTCCGGCTGCATGAAATGCCAACAGAGTCTCTCTGCCAATACCCCGTCCAGCTCCGGTGATGACAACAATACGATTAGCGAACAGTGAACCGAAGACAGGGTGAGTCATGGCTAGTTGGCCGGCAGAGGGTAGCGAATGTTCTGACCGACATTGATCAAGGAGCCACTGATGTTATTGATACTGCGCAGTGTATTAACCGTGGTGCCGTAGTTGATCGCAATTCGGCTCAACGAGTCGCCAGGCTCAACTGTGTAGTCTCCATATAGCGACGTGTCGACAGCATTGCTGGTTTCAAGCGAAGCTGAATTAGCTGAAGATGTCGCGCTTGTATTCTGAGTGTTGACTGCTTGTCCGGTTGACTGAACGGTATCGCCAAAATTGCTTTGTACCGGCGATTCAATCGCTGTGACGGGGGGCGTACTCGAATTGGCTTGCGTGTTTGTTGGCTTGGCTGTCAGCGAGTTTGTGTTGCTTGTCCGAGGCTTGTCAGTCCGTGAGCTTTCAGCCACAGAGCTCCGGCCGCTGGGTTGCGACAGGTTACTTTGCCAACGGTAGATGCCAGCCACCAGTAATGTGGCTGAGATCGCCAGTATGACCAGATCGGATTTGGCTATCACCGCGGGTTACTCCCTTCAAATTCTACAGTTACCCATCATAACGGCTTGTTTGCATGCCGTGGTGACAGGGGTCTATTCTTGAAGGAATTTATACCTTTGTCTGCTGAATCCGGTTGCAAAATCACCTTTTCCGGTAATTTTGCCGTTCACAGGAATAGCTGTAAATAACGGTGAGTTACATTCTGTCCAGCCAGGAATAACCTGTCATGGCGAGTGCCAGCAAGGCTGGTCTGCTGCGAGTGCCGCCCGGGAAGGCAATGGCGGGCAGCGCGGCTAACTGGTCGAACCGATCGGCCCGTTGATCGATATGCTCGGCAATGGCGGTGCCGTACATGACGGCCAGAGACAGGCCGTGTCCCGAGTAACCCCCGGCAGCATAGGTATTGCTGTTGATCAGCTGCAGGTAGGGCAGTCTTCTTCGGGTGATGGCCAGAGTGCCGCCCCAGGCATAGTCCAGGGCCGCATCTTTCAGTTGCGGAAATACCCCCAGCATGGCGCGGCGGACAACCGTTTCAATGGAGGCGGGAAATCGGTAGGAGTAGTTTTCGCCACCACCAAAAAGCAATCGATCGCCGTCCACCCGCCTGAAATAGTTGACGACAAAACGTGAATCAGCAACCGCATTGTCATGCGGCAGCAGATCGGTAGCACGCTCGCCCAAAGGTTCTGTCACCACAATGAAATTGTTGATGGGCATGGACCATTTGTTCAGCGAAGGTTGCAGATTGTCGGTATAACCGTTGGTTGCAATAACGACCTTTTCGCAATCGACGCTGCCGGTGGCCGTGATGACCCGTTGACCCGACTGAGCTCGAGGCGGCTCAATACGTACGACCTCGCTTGATTCGTGAATGATCGCCCCGGCTTTTTCGGCAGCTTTTGCCAGGCCTGTTGTGAGCTTCAAGGGGTGTATATGTCCCGCCCCGTGGTCAATCAGTCCGCCATGATAATCAGCACTGTCAACGTGCTCGCGGATGCTTTTGCGAGACAGTGGTTCCAGTGAATGATAATTGTAGTCGCGTTCCATCAGCTTGCAGTAGTCATGGCTTGCCTTGACATGGCGCTGCCGGTGATCTGCATAGACGATTCCGGGCTTGTACTCGGTGCGTATATCATGCAGCTGGCAAAGCTTGTGGATGTGGCTCTTCGCCTCTTCGGCAATCTGCCACAGTGCCCGGGCACCCAGCTTTCCAACCAGAGGTTCGAGTTCTGGCGGGCTTTTGTTGAAGCCACTGCCCAGCTGGCCGCCATTGCGTCCCGAGGCGCCCCAGCCGACACGGTGTGCATCGAGAACAACGACACGATGTCCGCTGGCTGCCAGTTCAAGCGCCGTTGCCAGACCCGTGAGGCCTGCGCCTATGACGCAGACCTCGGTGCTGATATGACGCTCAAGCGCTGGCCGCTCGATGAGTGGGCAGTTTTCCTGATACCAGGAAGGGGCATGGACACCACGCCTGTCATTGGCGTATAGAAGTTTCACGGGGAAAGGGTTTCGGGGGGGTTAGACGTTCAGTAACAGATGCTCACGTTCCCAGGGACTGATGACTTGCAGAAACGCCTCGGATTCCTGATGTTTTATAGCACTGTACAAGGTGCAGAAATCATTGCCCAACAGCGTTTTCAGTTCATCATTGGCACTGAACAGTTCCAAGGCTCGCATCAGGTCTCTGGGAATGTCAGGCGGCAGAGAATAGGCATCCCCCTTGATGGGATCACGTGGCTTCATGCCGGTTGTCATTCCAATCAGGCCGCAGGCGAGGCTGGCTGCGATGGCCAGATACGGATTGCAATCCATGCCGACAACGCGGTTTTCAACCCGTCTGCTGGATGGGCTTGAGAGCGGTACCCGGATGCCAGTGGTGCGATTGTCTGTGCCCCATTCAAGGTTGATGGGGGCTGAGTCGTCAGGCCGGAATCGACGATAGGAGTTGACGTACGGTGCAAATATGCAAAAGGCATTGGGGATCAAGGCTTGTTGCCCGCCTATAAAACCGTAGAAATGCTCGGTAGGTAGGTCGTTTTCACCGTTGAAGACATTGCTGCCATCGGCCAGGGAGATGACACTTTGATGGATATGCATGGCACTGCCAGGCTGACCTTCCATGGGTTTTGCCATGAAGGTGGCGAAGCAGCCGTTACGCAATGCCGCCTCACGGATGAGACGCTTGTAGAAAAACACCTGATCGGCCAGATGTAATGGGTCACCGTGTTGCAGGTTGATTTCTATCTGTCCGGCACCGCCTTCCTGAATGATGGTATCGATCTCGAATCCATGAGCTTCAGCAAACTCATAGATGTCGTCGATGACCGTGCCGTATTCTTCCACGGCACTCATCGAATAGGCTTGACGGGCAATACCCTGGCGACCGGTACGTCCGATTGGCGGCTCAATGGGCAAGTCCGGATCAATGTTCGGCTTGGTGAGATAAAATTCGAGTTCAGGGGCTACGACGGGTTTCCAGCCATTCTTCGAATAGGCCTCAACGACACGCTTGAGCACATTACGCGGAGACATGCCCACCGGGCTGCCATCCTGATTGAATATGTCGTGAATTACCTGCAAAGTAACATCGGCAGACCAGGGCACGGCAGTGGCCGCGGTAAAGTCCGGTGTCAGAATCAGATCTGACTCGGTCCACTGGTCTGGCATGTCCTTCAGGTTCACATATTCGCCAGTGATCGTCTGATAGAAGATGGAACTGGGCAAATACATGGCATCGGCCTTGGCAAACTTTCGCGCCGGCATGGCCTTGCCGCGAGACGTACCTGCAATGTCGGCTATCACGCACTCCACATCATCGACTTTGCGCCCATCAAGCCAGGCATGAAAAGGTTCCGGCAGTCGATCCATCCAGGAAATGTCCGCGTTCATAAGATTCCGGGTATCAGTGAGAGCTGTTGTTGTGAAGGGGAAAGGATGAGAATAGGGTGTCTCTGCAATCAGGACGTCTGGCGAGACAGGAAGTGACGCAGGGTCTGGGCAATCGAGCTTTGGGCGATAGGCTGCTCTAATGTCGCTGCTGCGCGTGTCTTGACCTCATCGGGCAGTATTTCTCCACGCACATCCAGTAGGCCCTGGATAAAACTCTTGTCAAACTCAGGATGCGGCTGCAGCGTCAACATCCGGTTGCCGTACAAAAGTGCTGCGTTCTGACAAAAGCTGCTGCTACCCACGTTTTTGGCTTCGGCAGGCAGTGATACGACCTGGTCCTGATGAAAAGCCATCAGTGCCGATGAATCGGCGGTATTCGATGCCGGGGGGCCGAAGACACTTTCGTCCAGATCATATTCGACACGTCCGACCGACCAGCCGCCGGCGAATTTTTCGACCTTGCCGCCCAGGGCTTGGGCAATTATCTGGTGTCCGAAGCAGATGCCAACCATCGGCTTTCCGGAGGCATACACTTCGCGGATAAAGGCCTCCAGTGGCGGGATCCAGGTGTGATCTTCATAGGCGCCAAAGCGTGAGCCGGTGATCAGCCAGGCATCAGCATCGTCGATATTATTCGGAAATACGTTATCAAGAACCGGGAAGTGCCGGTAGTCGAAGGCATCTGCACCAAGTAGATTTTCAAACATCCGGTCATAGTCGGCGTGGTGATCCAGCAAGGCCTCTGGCGCGCGCCCGGCTTGCAAAACCCCCAGTCGAACTCGCAAACCAGAGTCAGTTGGCGAAGTGTTGTGAATCGTTGCGTTCATGAAGCGATTTATACTCTGACTTGATCCCATAAGCCATAGCGGCATTTCTTGATGGGAAATATAGAAGTTGCTATCAGTACCTGTTCACCGAGCAGCTCATCGAAACGCCCTGTAGTATTTCCACGAAGTTGGGTTATCGGGTACAGACAAGGCATAATGGATTCGAGCAGAAGGAACCCTGTAAGGTGCTTGTATTCCGTAGGAATGGTAGCACGCGGCGCATGGCGTGAAGCCGACGGTCAGGAGTGCGATTCTGCATTGGAATTCGATAAACTTGAGAGCACAGAAGACGCCAAATGAAAACTCAGAAAGGGCTACATATCTGTCTGATCAGCGTGCATGGTCTGATTCGTGCCAATGAGCTGGAGCTGGGTAAGGATGCAGATACCGGCGGGCAAGTGCTGTATGTCGTGGAGTTGGCTCGAGCACTGGCAGAGGCTGACAACGTTGCTCGCGTGGACCTGGTTACCCGGCGTGTTTGCGAAGACAGGCTATCGGAGGACTACGGGCAGGTAACAGAGTCCCTCGCTGAAAATGCTCGTATCCTGCGCATCGAAGCAGGAGGCACAGAGTATCTTGCCAAAGAGAAGCTGTGGAATCATCTGGATACCTTCGCCGACAATCTTATTGATTATTATCGGGAAGAAGGCGCTGAGCCTGATCTGCTGCACAGCCATTATGCTGATGCGGGCTATGTCGGTAGCCGGTTGTCTCATCTACTGGGAATCCCTCTGGTACACACGGGCCACTCGCTAGGTAGAGTCAAGCGTCATCGCCTGCTGGCCAGCGGACTGGATCGAGCGACCATAGACGACAGCTACAACATGGCGCGCCGAATTGCCGCAGAAGAGCTGACGCTGGCATCCGCCGAGCGTGTCATCACCAGTACCTTTCAGGAAATCGAAGAACAGTACGAGCTCTACGATTTCTACCGGCCAGAAGCCATGCATGTCATCCCGCCTGGTACCAATCTGTCCAGATTTCAACCGCCACAAGGTAAAGAGCACGAGTCCGATATTGCGCAGGAAGTGCACCGCTTTCTCAAGGAGCCAGACAAGCCGATGATTCTGGCTGTATCCCGAGCTGATGCACGCAAGAACATCTCGACACTGATCCACGCCTATGGCAATGATGCGGAGTTGCAGGAGCGCGCCAATCTGGTGGTGGTCATGGGTAACCGGGATAACCTCAACGAGCTCGACAAGGGCGCCCGCGATGTGTTGACAGAGCTTCTGCAACTAATCGATCGCTACGACCTGTATGGGCGTGTTGCATACCCCAAGCACCATGGCTCTGATGATGTGCCTGTGCTTTATCGCCTGGCGACGCTCAGCGGTGGCGTGTTCGTCAACCCGGCCCTGACCGAACCCTTTGGCCTGACTTTGATCGAGGCAGCCGCCAGCGGTCTGCCGATCGTGGCAACTGAGGATGGTGGCCCACGGGATATTATCGGAAACTGCGAAAACGGCTTGCTCATCGACCCGCTTGAACCTGAAGGCATCGCCCGAGCCATCAAGGATGTGATTGGTGACTGGGAGCTTTGGCAACAGCGCTCAGTGGCCGGCTTGCGAGGTGTGCGACAGCATTATTACTGGCCTGCTCATGTCGAGGAGTACCTGCGAATGGTGTCTTCGATCACCGGTAAGCAGGCATCCAGCGAGCTGCTTGAAGATCGTCAGACCTACAGTGCGGGCCACACGGACCGAGCCCTGTTCACCGACCTTAACCGCAGTTTGCTGGGCGACGATGAAGCCCTGCAGGAGCTGATCAAGGTGGTGCGTGCGAATCGCAAGCGCATGAAATTCTGTATCAATACGGGACTTCGTCTGGATGCCGCTTTACGTCTGCTGAAAAAGCATGGAATTCCAGAGCCCGATGTGCTGATTGCCAGTGCCGGTACCGAAATTACATTCGCACCGAAGCTGACAGAGGATACGGGCTGGAAGCACCATATTGAAAAGCAGTGGACTCCACAGCAGGTTCGCCGGGTGTTGGGAGAGGTGCCTGGTATCCGTCCGCGTGAAGACGCTCAGCAGAGTGAGTTCAAGATCAGCTATCTTTATGATTCCGAAGTAGCTCCGAGCCTGAACGAGATCAGTGCGCGACTGTTTCAGGAGGACCAGGCGGTCAATATCGTTTTCTCGCATGGTGAGTTTCTGAACATCATGCCGATTCGCGCCTCCAAGGGACTGGCTTTGCGCCATGTGGCTGCCAAATTCGGCATTCCTCTGGAGCGGGTGCTGGCCATCGGTGGTTCAGGTGCGGATGAGGACATGATGCGGGGTAATACCCTGGCGGCCATTGTCGGGAACCGCTCACATGAGGAGCTCTCCCAGCTGGTGGAAAGCTCACGCATTCACTTCACGTCTAAAAATTATGCTGCAGGCATTCTCGAGGCCATGGAGTTTTATGATTTTCTTGGCGAGTGCAAAGCACCGGAACCTGTCTCGGAACCTGCCTGATGAAATTGTTGTGCACGGATCTTGATCGCACCTTGTTGCCAAATGGCGATGAGTCCGAGTCACCGGCTGCGCGGCCCGTTTTGTGGCATTTGCTGCAAAGCCATGCGGTGGCTCTGGCTTATGTCTCGGGGCGGGATCTGGC is a window encoding:
- a CDS encoding NAD(P)/FAD-dependent oxidoreductase; the encoded protein is MKLLYANDRRGVHAPSWYQENCPLIERPALERHISTEVCVIGAGLTGLATALELAASGHRVVVLDAHRVGWGASGRNGGQLGSGFNKSPPELEPLVGKLGARALWQIAEEAKSHIHKLCQLHDIRTEYKPGIVYADHRQRHVKASHDYCKLMERDYNYHSLEPLSRKSIREHVDSADYHGGLIDHGAGHIHPLKLTTGLAKAAEKAGAIIHESSEVVRIEPPRAQSGQRVITATGSVDCEKVVIATNGYTDNLQPSLNKWSMPINNFIVVTEPLGERATDLLPHDNAVADSRFVVNYFRRVDGDRLLFGGGENYSYRFPASIETVVRRAMLGVFPQLKDAALDYAWGGTLAITRRRLPYLQLINSNTYAAGGYSGHGLSLAVMYGTAIAEHIDQRADRFDQLAALPAIAFPGGTRSRPALLALAMTGYSWLDRM
- a CDS encoding multidrug effflux MFS transporter, whose protein sequence is MLIDSQKETEKFVMDRLGAPLLCFLIAVSAIGPLTLNGVLPATSAVMTELATRYEVAQLVLTVFLVANLVSQLVLGPAADRYGRRPVMLFSLSVFVVGSLICASANSIEWLLAGRFVQGVGGAVCVFLPRTIVRDIYEQGRAASVIGYMTTAMMVAPLFGPALGGWITDHASWRLMYAGLACLGILLLLAGWRYQPETLVSLRSKPSTAPGTSFFASSGLLLRDPGFVACGCMLAGSVGVYYGFLSGAPYLAMESRGLSATDYGRWFGMVAIGYLCGNLAAGKLSERLGVQKMIFMGFLPFLAGVALFWILLPLHHPVALFMPMMLAAFSNGMSLPSMFTVAMSIRPELSASASGLAGSLQTAFGVVLSIAIGYLLPMGDYWLFVLLTLSASISVVGLGLTIRLTRRQQISVARH
- a CDS encoding SDR family NAD(P)-dependent oxidoreductase — protein: MTHPVFGSLFANRIVVITGAGRGIGRETLLAFHAAGANVIAHLGRNPDYAEGLPESVETFTSDFTKPAGQQAFIDFVASRTPKVDVLINNAGTMFGRFPADTLTDEQYQDIVELNQNAVMRITRGLLPQLKIAGKAAIINTVSISASTGGSPGSSIYSATKAFVSTYSRGLARELAPDCIRVNAVSPGVIDTDFHERYSSLEKLEATRQQIPLQRLGTSADCAPAFLFFAAEELSGYITGQVLEINGGQR
- a CDS encoding glutamine synthetase family protein, whose product is MNADISWMDRLPEPFHAWLDGRKVDDVECVIADIAGTSRGKAMPARKFAKADAMYLPSSIFYQTITGEYVNLKDMPDQWTESDLILTPDFTAATAVPWSADVTLQVIHDIFNQDGSPVGMSPRNVLKRVVEAYSKNGWKPVVAPELEFYLTKPNIDPDLPIEPPIGRTGRQGIARQAYSMSAVEEYGTVIDDIYEFAEAHGFEIDTIIQEGGAGQIEINLQHGDPLHLADQVFFYKRLIREAALRNGCFATFMAKPMEGQPGSAMHIHQSVISLADGSNVFNGENDLPTEHFYGFIGGQQALIPNAFCIFAPYVNSYRRFRPDDSAPINLEWGTDNRTTGIRVPLSSPSSRRVENRVVGMDCNPYLAIAASLACGLIGMTTGMKPRDPIKGDAYSLPPDIPRDLMRALELFSANDELKTLLGNDFCTLYSAIKHQESEAFLQVISPWEREHLLLNV
- a CDS encoding HAD family hydrolase, producing MKTQKGLHICLISVHGLIRANELELGKDADTGGQVLYVVELARALAEADNVARVDLVTRRVCEDRLSEDYGQVTESLAENARILRIEAGGTEYLAKEKLWNHLDTFADNLIDYYREEGAEPDLLHSHYADAGYVGSRLSHLLGIPLVHTGHSLGRVKRHRLLASGLDRATIDDSYNMARRIAAEELTLASAERVITSTFQEIEEQYELYDFYRPEAMHVIPPGTNLSRFQPPQGKEHESDIAQEVHRFLKEPDKPMILAVSRADARKNISTLIHAYGNDAELQERANLVVVMGNRDNLNELDKGARDVLTELLQLIDRYDLYGRVAYPKHHGSDDVPVLYRLATLSGGVFVNPALTEPFGLTLIEAAASGLPIVATEDGGPRDIIGNCENGLLIDPLEPEGIARAIKDVIGDWELWQQRSVAGLRGVRQHYYWPAHVEEYLRMVSSITGKQASSELLEDRQTYSAGHTDRALFTDLNRSLLGDDEALQELIKVVRANRKRMKFCINTGLRLDAALRLLKKHGIPEPDVLIASAGTEITFAPKLTEDTGWKHHIEKQWTPQQVRRVLGEVPGIRPREDAQQSEFKISYLYDSEVAPSLNEISARLFQEDQAVNIVFSHGEFLNIMPIRASKGLALRHVAAKFGIPLERVLAIGGSGADEDMMRGNTLAAIVGNRSHEELSQLVESSRIHFTSKNYAAGILEAMEFYDFLGECKAPEPVSEPA
- a CDS encoding type 1 glutamine amidotransferase; the encoded protein is MNATIHNTSPTDSGLRVRLGVLQAGRAPEALLDHHADYDRMFENLLGADAFDYRHFPVLDNVFPNNIDDADAWLITGSRFGAYEDHTWIPPLEAFIREVYASGKPMVGICFGHQIIAQALGGKVEKFAGGWSVGRVEYDLDESVFGPPASNTADSSALMAFHQDQVVSLPAEAKNVGSSSFCQNAALLYGNRMLTLQPHPEFDKSFIQGLLDVRGEILPDEVKTRAAATLEQPIAQSSIAQTLRHFLSRQTS
- a CDS encoding LysM peptidoglycan-binding domain-containing protein, with product MIAKSDLVILAISATLLVAGIYRWQSNLSQPSGRSSVAESSRTDKPRTSNTNSLTAKPTNTQANSSTPPVTAIESPVQSNFGDTVQSTGQAVNTQNTSATSSANSASLETSNAVDTSLYGDYTVEPGDSLSRIAINYGTTVNTLRSINNISGSLINVGQNIRYPLPAN